AGGAGAAGGACAAGACCTATGGGTGTGTTCAGCGACAGAACGAGTATGGAAAGAATACTGTATGCTGTATTTACCTATGAAAACAAAAAGGAGGGAACTAATACCCCTTTCTTACTGACACATAATAATTGACATTACCCAAAATGATAATGTCCGGTTTTACCAAAGTAGAAATATTCAGACATTGCTACTTTGGGTTGACAGACGCTATTTTGTTTTTGACAATCCCTTCTTTTTGTATTATAGAATAGCTGCAAATAAGCTAATCCGGATGCAACTCAAACCTTATATCCTTTCCATCCTTTTTCTGCTGCCCATAGCGGCCTGCGAAAAAAACAAATTGCAGGGGGAAAATATCGCCTCTGTTAACGACATCGGCGTTTCTCTGGCGGAATTCCAGAAAGATATATCCATCCTCTCAAAAAGAAATCCGGCCTTTAAGATAACCCCGCAGACACTTGAAGAACATCTCAATACCATCATTGATAAAAAATTATTATTGCAGGAGGCGATGAAGAAAGGGCTGACAGAAGACCCGCGTTTTGCAGAAACAATCAAAACATTCTGGGAGCAGACTTTGATAAGGGAACTGATGGAATTAAAGATCAAAGAGTGGGCAGACAGACTTTTTGTGACAGAAGACGAAATAGAGCGGCACTATCAAAGGATGCAGTATCTGCCAACTGTACAACTTGTGGAGATAAAAAATAAGGAACAAGCCAAAGAAACAAAGGAAAAGATGTTAAAAGGATTAAAGATTGACGGCGCAGAATCCCTGGGGCCTCTTTATCTGGAAGATATAAGGTCTGATGCGCTTTTAAACGCATTTGATATGAATGCCGGAGAGGCGAATATGTACGAAGGAGACGGCGGCTATATTGTTATTCATATTATAAAAAAAGAAAAAAACCCCATCCCCCCGCTTAAAGGCATTTACAGCCGCATAAAAACATTCCTTCTTGAACAGAAAAAACAAAAGGCAATGGAGGAATGGCTGAAAAATGTTAAAAACTCCGCTAAAATACAAATCAACACTAGTCTGCTGAAGGGGCTTGCGAATGGAAAATAAAAAAGCCTTTAGGCGCAGAAATTATTTTATTAAAAAGAAGTTTCAGATAGATTTTTCCATCAAGTTCCTCATTATTATAGTCATAGAGGCTGTTCTTGCAATAGGGCTTTTTCTGTATCTGTCAAAAGGCACTCTGACAACCGGATATTTAGGCTCAGAGCTCAAAATAGCCAGCACATACGATTTTTTCCTTCCTATGCTGCTTTTTTCAAATCTCATAATAGTCGTGGCGACAGGCATTATCGGCATAGCTGCGCTCATATTTTTATCGCATAGACTTGCCGGACCGTTATACCGCTTTGAAAAGGCTCTGGGCGATTTAAGCAAAGGCGACCTGGCTCAGAGATTCAAATTGAGAGAAAAAGACCAATTTATGGAATTGCAAAACAGCATCAATGAACTGGCAAACGTCATGGATATGAATGTGGGCGCCATAAAGTCCGGGATTGCCGGTATTTCAAAATTAGTTTCAGAAATGCAGGCCGCTGCGGCGTCAAACCCTTCTGCTAAAGAAGATATGGCCTCCCGATTGCCGGAGATATCTAAAAAACTTCAAGATTTAAAAGAGACTGCCGATTATTTCAAAACCTCAAGCCGCCAATTGTGAACCGGAAACCATTATTTATTTGCTGCCTGTTGTTTGCAGTTTACAGCTTGCCGTTTACTGCAAACTGTTTTGCCGAAGATTGGGCAAAGACATACGAAACGCAATATGCAACCATATATTACTCGAATGACAGCGACCTTAACAGTTTTACCAGAAATCTACGTAGTGGCCTTCAAATTTTTGGCGAGAGCCAGGGGAAAAATCCTATGCTGGCAAAAAACAGGGTTGACGCCATCGTGGAGAGGGTTGAGGAGATTCTGGACATGTATCCGGCTAATCTCCATTTTAAGATATATATCTATCCTGCATATAAAGACCTGTCTCTAAAATATCTCGCTATAGGCAGCTTCGGCAAATCGCCCATAGCGTTCTATAACCACAAAACAAGGGCTATATACCTTTCTCTCTCAGATACGACTGACGGCGTTCTGGCGCACGAAATAGGCCATGCAGTGATAAATTTCTTTTTTCCTGTGCCGCCCCCTGCAAGGATGCAGGAGATACTTGCCCAGTATGTGGACAGGCATTTGTGGGAAAAATAATCAATCTGTTATCTTCAATATTACACCCCCTATCTTCCCGCCCCTGTATTTTACTATAATGGGATATTCGCTTCCCTTTCCGTTTATGGAATACTTTTTCCACATATCTCTATTTGTATCAATCAAATAGCCCCTGTCTTCCCCTGTATTTTTATTTTTATCCCCTGTAAAACCAAGCAGATTTACGACAATACCATTGGCCGGGACGCCTCCTGCGTCTGCGGAAACAATCTTTATCTTATCCCCTCTTTTTACTTTAAGTGTTTCGCCGTTAAAAACCGTTTCTTTCCCGCTGCTATTTATCTCAAATGTGAGCGTCAATAATCTTGGCTTATCTGATACATCAGGAGCGGTTTCAGGCATTGCCTCAGGCAGAACAACTTTATCTTCAGGCGCATGTTGAACCTCCGGCGGCACAGTCTTAATTGCCGGCGGCTCGGTTGCTGGTAAATTGACAGGTTCTACTTTTTCAACAGGTCCTGGCGCATTAGAACCTGAGAAGAGAGTAATTTCCTGTAAGATATTATAATTGGCAATAACAGCCACCATGGTTCCGGCCGCAATTACAACAATAAATGTTTTTAACAGGAAGCTGTTTTTTGCAAAGAACCCATTCTTT
The DNA window shown above is from Deltaproteobacteria bacterium and carries:
- a CDS encoding methyl-accepting chemotaxis protein, whose product is MENKKAFRRRNYFIKKKFQIDFSIKFLIIIVIEAVLAIGLFLYLSKGTLTTGYLGSELKIASTYDFFLPMLLFSNLIIVVATGIIGIAALIFLSHRLAGPLYRFEKALGDLSKGDLAQRFKLREKDQFMELQNSINELANVMDMNVGAIKSGIAGISKLVSEMQAAAASNPSAKEDMASRLPEISKKLQDLKETADYFKTSSRQL